In Ovis aries strain OAR_USU_Benz2616 breed Rambouillet chromosome 22, ARS-UI_Ramb_v3.0, whole genome shotgun sequence, the DNA window tcaggatgattcaagcacattacacatttattgtgtaccttacttctattgttattacatcagctccacctcagatcgcCAGGTGtgagatcccagaggttggggactccTATTCTAGAGGAAAAGATGTTTGGGGAATGTTCTATGACTTTGATTTTTGAGAACAGatcagtttgggttttttttccttctcttcggAGAGTTGAAGAATTAAGTGGCTGATAGTCTCGCTGTCCAGATAACTTCTGTTGATAATTTTAGCGATAAAGTACATGGAAAACTCAACtacaaaaaggtataaaatgcAAAGGAACAGCTTTGCCACCTTAGTTTGCAAAAGGTAACCACTTTTAGGGTTCTTAATGATGACAGTCTGAAACAAGTAGAATACAGATGGAGGAAAAATTGACTCTAAACATACAtgcttgaagaaaataaaatgttaagacCACATGTTATGTGATTCGATTTATGCAagatgtccagaataggcaaactTATGAAGATAAGAGATTTATAGACAGAGTGCAGGTTAGTGGTTGGATAGGGCTTAGGGTTTAGAGTGGATGGGGTGGGCAGTGACTGCTACTGGGTTGTGAGgacaaaaatattctaaaaccaGATTGTGGTGATGGTCACACAACCCTGAAAATGGACTAAAAAATAATGGATTAATtacacactttaaatgggtgaacagcatgatatgtaaaatatatctcagtaaagctgttttaCCAAAATGAAACCAACAGCAGGAATTCAGAGAGGAGGAAGCAAGCCTGGAAATGCAGGTAAAAGGCCTGGTCCTCTGAGGCTTTGAACATTGgtaaagagctgctgctgctgctaagttgctttagtcatgtccgactctgtgcgaccccatagacagcagcccaccaggctccaccgtccctgggattctccaggcaagaacactggagtgggtggccatttccttctccaatatataaaagtgaaaagtgaaagtgaagttgctcagtcgtgtccgactgttagcgaccccatggactgcagcccaccaggttcctccatccatgggattttccaggcaagagtactggagtggggtgccattgccttctccgtggtaAAGAGCTCAGGGTATCAGATCTCAAAGGCAGTGGGGAGATAGCTGAGAAATGGACAAGTGGTCTTGAAGACATGGAAGAGATCTGAAGGAGAGACCGGAAGTGGGGACACAGACAGGAGCCTGTAGCAGAAAGCTGGGCAAGATGCAGAGACTCAAGAGGCCAGATAGTGATTAGAGACTGATGAAGGCAGAGCCTGTGGgggtaaaagagaagagaaaccctAGGTTTCTTTCTCATTAGTAAAGGTGCCATCCAGGAATTACATGGACAATAATTTTAGGagctgttttcagttcagttcagctcagtctgtcagtcgtgtccgactccttgagaccccatggactgcagcacgccaggcctccctgtccatcaccaactcctggagttcactcaaactcctgtccatcgagttggtgatgccgtccaaccatttcatgctctgtcgtccccttctcctgccctcaatctttcccagcatcaggatcttttcagatgagtcagttcttcgcatcaggtggccaaattattggagtttcagcttcaacatcagtccttccaatgaacacccaggactgatctcctttaggatggactggttggatctcctggcagtccaagggactctcaagagtcttctccagcactacaattcaaaagcatcgattatttggcactcagctttctttataatccagctctcacatccatacatgactactggaaaatctatagccttgactagacagacctttgttagcaaagtaatgtctctgctttttaatatgctgtctaggttggtcataacttttccttccaagaagtaagcatcttttaatttcatggctgcagtcaccatctgcagtgaactttggagcccccaaaaataaagtctgccactgtttccccatctatttcccatgaagtgatgggaacagatgccatgaacttaattttctgaatgttgagctttaagcccacttgttcactctcctctttcacttttaacaagaggctctttagttgttaactttctgccataagggtggtatcatctgcatatatgaggttactgatatttctcccggcaatcttgattccagcttgtacttcaccagcccagcatgtctcatgatgtagtctgcatgtaagttaaataagcaaggtgacagtctacagccttgacgtactccttttcctatttggaacctgtctgttgttccatgtccagttctaactgttgcttcctgacctgcatacaggtttctcaagaggcaggtcaggtggtctggtattcccatctctcagaattttctacagtttattgtgatccacacagtcaaaggctttggcaatcaataaagcaggaatagatgttttctggaactctcttgctttttcagtgatccagcggatgttggcaatttgatctctggtttctctgccttttataaaccagcttgaacgtcaggaagttcacggttcacgtattgctgaagcctggcttggagaattttgagcatttctttgccagcgtgtgagatgagtgtaattgtgcaatagtttgagcattctttggcattgcctttctttgggattggaatgaaaagtgaccttttcaggcttgtggccactgctgagttttccaaatttgctggcatattgagtgcagcactttcacagcatcatcttttaggatttgaaatagctcaactggaatttcatcacctccactagctttgtttatagtgatgctttctaaggcccacttgacttaacattccaggatgtctggctctaggtgagtgatcacaccatcatgattatctgggtcatgaaaatcttttttgtacagttctatgtattcttgccacctctctgtaatatcttctgcttctgttaggtccataccatttctgtcctttattaagcccatctttgcatgaaatgttcccttggtatctctaattttcttgaaacacctctctagtctttcctattctattgtttttctctatttcttagcattgatcactgaggaaggctttcttatctctccttgctattcttactctgcattcagatgcttatatttttccttttctcctttgctttgggaGCTGTTATACACGTATGTTTAAAACAGGCCCATATGCTGTCCAACAAGCCACTGGTTATGGTACATCTGTGGCTTTTCAGAGAAGTTTAGTCCAAAAAACTTGGGGGAATGTTCAGGACACAGATGAACTACAAATCATGAGATTCCTAAACTGGTGGAAGGGGAACCAGGGAGAGGACCAAATAAAAGGATGTACAGTTTTCCGAAAGTTTTCAAGTGTCAAATGCATAGTATTTATCCATTGGATTTAACAATTTTGGAAGAGTCACCAACAGCAAGCCTTTCAGGATGGTGGGAAAAGAGGTGCCCCACAGCGTGGTGGGAGCGCTCATGAGGAGACAGCAAGTGATTGTTACTTTAAAAGGAGGTAACTTGAGAAGGGTCACAGTAATTTTTTGAAGACGAGAGATGAACAGGGTTGAAGGGCAAGTGCTGGGTATGGAGAAGGGGTGACTGACAGCAGAGACCCGGGGATGGGGACGCAGGAGACCAGAGCCTCTGCAGATGAGACAACCCTACCTCTGACATCAGAGGGAAGGAGTGAGAAAGGACGGGTGGAGAAGGGCAGGAAGAGGAACCAACTAGGACTCAGAACATCAAGGACGGACCTGACGGCCCAGCACCCAGGGGAGCAGCATCACTTGACCCAAAGCTGCACAGGTTTTCTCTGTGGCAGTCAACAGCCCTCAGGGCAGAGGAAGGACTGCAGCTAAGATGAACCCAGGGTTGGCGTTGCCCCCAAAAGTGGTCTGGCTTGGCTTGAAAGAGGATTGAACAGTTCCTTGTGTGTAAAACAGGCTGAAGCACATAAAATTGCTGATATTTGACTATATCTTACCTATGAAAACAGTTTCATATGGTATAACCTAATAAGTGTTGACCTGACTGGCTAACTTTACAGCTAAAAAAGATGCAGAGAACCATAATGATCTTTAAGCCATTAACAACCTAACTAAAACTTTCAATGGGACAGGGCTAGATAAAGCAGAAACTCTCCCAAGaacagaaaatacagaataacTGCAATTATTTGTACATATGGCAATGAATTTCCTTTAATCCAAGACAAACATGACAAATTCATTAACTATCAAAAgctacattttattaaaaacaatctgtctttaaaaatgtttgatcATACAATATATACAATACATGCTgctttcctttttggatttcagCATCCACATGAGTCCTAAAAAACAAAGGAGGGAAATAGCTGGTTAACAGTTTATAAATGGTAAATCGAAAGTTCATTTAAGAAGATGCATAAAGGAAATCTACCAACCAGCTCCTCCTCAGTGAGGAGGGCCCAAGTAAACCTACAGTATAGATCTTATGTCAgttctcctcttcccttcaatTACTTTGGAACAAAAGCTCAAATAATTGAAGCATATATCAAGAGTTTACACGAAGTACTGAAAAGCTAATTTTAACTTTAACTCagaatcccattttacagatttacagagaaggaaaacaaagcaggGTAAGACTAAAGGGGCAGAGCCAACAGGATCCCATCTCCTGATCCCCACCCACAGCTGTGTGCAGTATAGAATACCAGGTCATTTCTAAGATTCCCTTCCTCATCTCCTTTATAAAAATGGAGAATTATTTCATAAACAAAACACAGGTTTCAGAAATGCCCATTACCAACATCATTCCAAGGTAGTTCTATCTTAATTTTCCTTGTCTACTTTGTCTGCATAAAGTAAGCCAACCTAATGGGACAGTGAACAAAACTGATGGGAGGATTCAATATTCCATCATCTCATTTATCCATTTGTTGCGGAGGTGGGGAGAGTGCCAAACCAAGACCAATCTCTGCTCTCTCTCAACTGCACATCTTAAGGCCACCAAAGGAATCAATCCAAAGGTGGGGACTTGCAACCACTAGGTCGTGTTCTGCCCTTCTCACCAGTTACACACAATTTTAAGAATGGGGCACTAGAGGGAAGCAAAATCCAATTTCATCAGAAGATGAAAAAGTGAGACAGAAACTATGATAAATACATGCAGCTGTCCCAGGGGAAATGTTACCTTCAGCTGGTGTCAAGCACTTAGCCTCTGCCGGCTCTGACTTGAAGTAATCACAGGCTCTGAGATCTCAAAGGTCCTCACAATCTCCTGGTAGAGAACAGAGAGCATGTGGGCACTGGGTTTACAGCAAAGGAATTCTTGGAAACAAACTGCCCGGGGTAACATGCAGGGCTGTACCTCCCAGTCTCGATAACTCAAAGCTATAATTGCTTGATTCCTAATTTGAGTGTTTTGGTCAATTCCTCGACTTTCTTCATTAACAGGCTCTGTTTGAGAGGCAAAGTTTTCGAATCAGAAGAGGTAATCTGAACAGACACCAATGAATAATAGGAAAGACACTTGTACCAAGCAGACGCTTAGAATATTATATTCTTATTAGGAATTCATGCATTAGTGTTGTATTATTACAACAGAAAGTAACCCCGCttgcttccattaaaaaaaaaaatacatatggtaAAATAACACATTCCAATCATTTGAAAAACTCTGCATATCTATGAACCAAACATAGAGCTAAGGTCTAGTGCATCCAGTATGAAAGTAACAACTTTTTAAAGGAATCGGTAAATGCAATGAAAACACTTCATTCTGTACAGGAGGCCTTAGAAGACAAAGAGTAATGGAGAATGTGAATCATTCAACAAAATTAAGATTCTGCATTAACCATGCTCTTTAATATTTACTGACATTTGTAAATTGTATAGCAGTGTTCTTTTTTGACATCAGTTTTATAACTGTGAGAGATATTTAAATGAAACTTGTATATAAAAGAGGCAaaacaatgagaaagaaaaaaaacagagtcTGGAGAGGAGGAGCTGGCATTAGGGATAAAATAGAAGGAAACTACAAAAATAACTGTAATTACAGACtttctgaattaaaattttaggGAAACTATATCATTTCTTGTTATTCTTAACAGCAGTAGATGTTGAATCAATGATAGAACTGAATCCATCAGTTTTAAACTATGATCAAGTTTTCAGTATTTTCAGTTAGTTGAGGAAGACATTGTAAAAGTTTGTTAcctaaaataaaaactcaatttacacttaataaaatacatttcacaCCCTCCAGTAACAAATACGTTTTCTTTAAAACTAACTTTTCTGGACATAGAATCATTTACCTATTATTGGCAGTCGGTCTTGGTCAAGTCTTATTCTTGCAAAACCATCCTGTAACACAAAGACTAAAATTTAGATTCAAAACCTTCAGCCACTGGATGAAAAAATTACTCAGTGAGAAAATTCTAAACCTTAGACAATCAAAATATACCATGACAATAACGAGGAATGTATACAGACAAGCCTTCTCTCATATCTCCCTCTGCATAGGGTATCTTTCAGGTTCTAATCAGCTCGCTTACCCGGGCACAGCCTCATCCCCAAGATCTCTTAAATAAAACTACAACCATCTTGGCTGTTTGACTGATTCACACTTTTTGAGTACTCCACATTGtatcattatgattttttttttttggctgagccatgCAGCTGGTGGGATCTTCGGTCCCCcagcagggactgagcccaggccctcagcagtgagagtaagcagtcctaaccattggactgccagggagttcctgAATACAACACATTTTACAATGCGTAATACTATCACTGACCGTTGACAGAATATGCTTTAGTTATCATTTCTGAAAAAAcacttttgtcaaaaaaaaaaaaaaaaaaacctttttgtcAACACAAGATTCGATTTTGTTAAAATCGAATTAATCTTAGATGTGCAGGATTGCAACCGGACATATGACTGAAGACAGCCTGGAGAAAATTCTCAAGGTACTCTtctgagaatttttctttttttttcttctcctaaaCCATCGGTTTTGAAATTACTTCAAACTTAAGAGTTACAAGACTACTGCAAAGACCTCCCATACATTCTTTACCCAGGGTCACCAGCTGTTGGTGTTCTGCCATATTTATGTTactgctttctctctctgaaagtgaaagtggagtcactcagtcgagtccgactctttgtgaccccatggactggcttctctgcccatagaattctccaggcaagaatactggagtgatgtgccattttcttctccaggggatcttccaaaccagggattaaacctgcctctcttgcatctcctgaactggatggcaaattctttaccactgtgccacctgggaagcccttttccccTACAACTTTGGTGTATATTTCTTGAAAACAAGGGTATTTTCTTACATAACAACTaacaaatttgggaaatttaACATGTATATCACATAGTTACCTACTCTGTAAGCTCCAAAAATGTCTACAATGTAAAAGCAAGCACTTAATTTTTTAGCTAGTTTCTTTGGCCTGTGACTCGTCAGTGTTTTGCTACAATGGGTCTAAAACACATACTGGTTAGTACAAATTCCTTAGCCACCTCTCATCTATACCTGTTATTATTTACTctcttaaaagcaaagaaaaacagagaaataatcTTAAATCTTACCCTTATAataaaagaaacatgaaagatGTTTTCCACTGTCCGGGGGAAAGAATGTGGATCAACCACAAAGTCAAAGAAGGACATTGGAGTATCAgctaaagaaaaaagaggaaaaaattcttcaacagaGGACAAATTACTTTTGCTCATCAATTAAGACCAATATTCTCTAGTGTtaaccaaagaaagaaagtgggtaTTCATCCTATTATGGGATGGAAATCAGTACAACCCCGCTTGAGGACAATCTGGTGTATCTATTAAAAATCTGCATGCCCACTTCCCTGGCAACCCTCCTTTAAAAAAGCTGTCCTACAGAAATATTAGCACACGTGCACAAAGTGGTGTGCCCAGATTTTTCACTCCAGCAGTTTATACAAGAGAAAAATGCTATAAAGAACTTGTCCACTAAATAGAGGATTTGTTAAATGTATGATACACTCACCCAATGGGAATCACTGAAAAGAGTAAGCAGGATCTGCATGTATCAATATGGGAAAATGTCCAAATGGACAAGTCATCTTGCAGAAAAATGTGTATGttattttgctttgaaaaaagcaaaacaccaccatcaccaacaacaaaaaaatcccaaCTACTTAGTTGCATATTTATTATGACTGACATAGACataaaaaaagtctgaaaatacACACATCACATTTTATAACTGGCAACCTCGAGGGAGTGAGGTCAGGTAGAACCGGTActtgactttttacttttctcACATCTTTGGCATGTATTATTTTGTAACAGAAAAAATATCccatctttgaaaaataaaaatgagaatttcTTTCACCACTATGGTGGGATGGACATGTTCTCATGGGATTTCTAGAGAGAAGTCTCATAAAAGACATGTCAAGAGAAATCAAAATGATTCAAGCATTACATATAtgccttttaaataaaaatagcttcTCATTGCAAGTGACACAGGCCTAACTGACAAATACAGATTGTTCCATTTTAAGCTTGGTATCGTACTTACGATCTTCTTCAAAGTATGTTTGCAACAATCCCAAGattctttctacttctttttctgttgcttcttgatgagactcttccattctttttaactgaaaatataaagCTGTTATCAAGCAGACTGACCTACTTGCCTGCCTGTTAACCTTTTCTGCTCTCTTCCCCGGCCAAACTCCTAGAAATATCTTTTACTTAGGATTTCTAACAGTTTTTATTCCTGTCTTAAAATTGATagttaaaaaagatttttctagCTTTAGTAACATTTTCATATGAATTATCTAAGAGAGGAGTAACATGACCAAATCCATCATTTTTAGGTTGAATGTAAAATAGCAAATTATAAAAGGGGCAGtttagaacagtggttctcaccTGGGAGTGATTTTTCTGCAGCGCCCCCAACCTGCCATGAGACATTTTCTAACACTTGGTTATCATACTTGGGACTGGAGGGGGGAACATGAGAGGAGGCTGTTAGCATCTAGTGGGaagaggccaaggatgctgctaaacatcctacaatgtacAGGAGAGCCTCTCacagcaaagaattatccagccccaaatgCCGACAGTGCCGAAGTTAAGAAACCTGTTTTGGGAGAACAAATCCATACTACAGAAATGAGTTAAGACCTAAGACAAGTGGTCCatccaataaaatgtttaaagacttaaacatatcAAAAATGATTCAAACATTAAATGATTACTTTTTAAGTGACAGAACCTGACTCCAGACCCAAACGCTGAGAAAAGACGGCCAAATTACATGTATATGACACTAATGGCTATTTTAAATtaagggtttttaaaaagtaacatttgaACAAACAAACCTGGGCAGGCATTGCCTGCTGCTCTTCTATCATACGAACTTTTCTTGGACGTTCAATTCGTGGCTTTGGCACAGGGCACTCTCCTTGTATTGAACCCAACCTAATGAAAAATATGctttcatgtctttgtttttaaaacaaactaaTTTCACTAACTGAAAGCAGTTCCCACAGCATCCTCAAATTCAGACCAGGCATCAGTGGTGTATGAGTGACATCAGACCAAGACTCTGTCCGGTTTGTGACAGCCTTTCTGCTCCTTCTGTGTTTCTCAAAGAATTCAACCAGATTCCTCAATACCTTCGTATTTTACTGTCAATAGTAAGTCAGTCAATATGCCTGTGGTCCTCCCAGCTAGCCTGTTGTCTGTTTCACAGAGCCAGCTTCAGAGATCAGGGGAAAGACGAACGTGTGTGGGGGATGGCGATGAATAACCCCACTGTGGTTAAAAAAGCCTTTTGTTCTGGGGGTGCCAGAGCAGAGCCCCACTGCCTGAGACTCCAGAACACACCTGTCTTACGAGATAACAGGTAAGGCAGAGGCCATGGGATTCCTTTCCCTTTTGGACTCCCTCCACCTCCCAAAAAAGCCCTATAGCAACAGACATACCAGGCAGAAACAACCAGGGCCTAGAGAATTTAGTCCCCTGTGGTCCCTGCACTGGAGGAAATTAAAGTATACAGTAGAGATCCCATGTGTgcgctgagttgcttcagtcatgtctgactctctgcagcccaccaggctcctctgtccatgggattccccaggcaagaatactggagtgggttgcagggattgaacacgagtctctcacatctcctacatcagcaggcggcttctttaccactagggtcaACCAAGAAGCCCAAGCAAATCTTACCAGATGGAAAGAAAACATGGGGGAAAGGACACTGCAGGCCAAGGCAACAGCAAGTACAAGGCTGCAAAGCTGTAAGTAAATCACTGTGGCCGCAAATTGGGCTAGATGATGACAAAAGGTTTAAGTTATGTAACCCAAggctatctttctttctttttatttttggacaTGCCTGGAGgcttgggggatcttagttccccgaccagggattgaacccacaccctcaccagtgagagcttggagtcctaaccactggaccaccagggaattcccaagaggCTATCTTTAGATCCTGCATTTATGGTGGAGCCTaattcaacagcaaaaaaaaaaaaaaaaaagatttagactTTTCCTATAATAAAGAagtttgatctttttgctgtaATATACAGTGATTTTGGGCACCTGAATTAAGATAAGTCTTGTTAAAAACAGATGCCTTGGGAAATACGAAGAAAACCCAGGTGCCTGGCCCTGCACCACAGACTTACTAAATCTCCATCTCCAAAACCTTCTGAGGCACTACCAATCTCAGGAGGTTTAGAAGGGCACTCAGAATAGACAAATGCCCTAAGCTATCCACTTAAGGAAGAAACCACTTGAGTGGTTGCCCTGGAGAAATTATCTACTGGATATTTTAAAGGCTGTCTTACGAAAGAACCAGTAAGAGTTGTTCTTAGCCTCTTCATAAGACTAAGCTAGGAAATTAAGACAGGAGCCAATTCCATTTGAGTATAAAGAAAAGCTTTTCAAAATCAAAGCTGTATCCAAAAAAGATGAAATGGGCAGTTTATGTGACAGTGACTCAACTAGTCTTCAAATATAGGACAGCGATCATCTAACAgggaattatatataataaatggcACTTATACATATATTGGTAGAATCTTAAGATACCTTTCATAGGAGGTATCATCCTCCTACGTAATAAGGACTTTTAAAGATGATAAAGCCAAGACATTATGTCACAGACCTAAAGTCTCCCACGCTAGAAAGCAAAGGTGCCAGCAGAGTGCCCTGCTAAGGAGGTGCCAGCCCACGGCCTTTCCTGCTCCAGTTAAGCTGGATGAGGATCCATCCGCAAGATACTATGAGCTTTTAAATCCAACTTTGGAAAGTCTCCGAGCGATGGCATCATGACTGTCTGCTCTACAATACCAAATAATTGTTGTCCCtacaataaaatacaatttaaggTTTACAAATGGCTGGTCTGTCGGATTTTCAAAATAATCTTACAGAAAGTGGAATGTATGGGTTTTATTAAAGGTGTTTTCTGCTGTTTTGCCTGATATTTTCCAGGAATCATAGACTATGAGTTCAAAATCAGAACTGTCTTCATCACGGATGAGTTCTTCAGCTTCTAGCGGATTTACACCCATATGAGTCAGCTACAAAAACGAAGGGAAACAGAAACCCCAGTTAAGCCACAAGCAATCATTCACAGCACTCAATTATCTCTATCACTACACAACAGGCCAGAGGCAAAGTCTGTTTTCAGTGTCCTAATACGTTGGCTTAATTTCTTATTACAAATTTCCTGTTTTCAAAGGCACCTTCTTTTTGGCAGAAACTATTCTTCAAGGTACTCAGGACTTTTTGGTGAGAAAGTGAGATGATCCAGACCAAAGGGTCTCAACCAGAGCAATTTTTTaagccccccccccaccgccccagcATTCTATCTAGAGACACTTTTGATCGTCACAACTGGGTGGATGGCAGGGAGGGCCGTGTTACTAAATGCTGTAGAGGGCatttagtgggtagaggccaggataGTGCTCAACATCCTACTGCAGGTGCCCCCCACAACAGAGACTCAACCAGCCCAAAATGCACGtagtgccaaggctgagaagcCCTGCTCTAGCCCCCTGCAGGCCGAGGGGCAGACATACCAGAACTTAGCTCGCTGGGCCTGATCACACACAAGTCATTTTTAAACTATCAGCAATGCTAAATtagcataaaaatagaaattcacaTCCCTAAGCAAACGCTCTAGGATAGAACATGGAAGTTTAGCTGgctttcaattttcatttccagCCAACCTCCTGGAGACCCCTGATTAGCTTGCAGATTAGGATTTCCAGGGAGCAGCACCTAGCATCAGGGAGAGATCAACTCATCTTAAAGGTGACTTCCTGGGAAGAGTTGGCGGAAGTCTAATAATTGTCATCTCAAGCTATCTTGCAGAAAGTGTATTAAATTTGCTTTTATGAAAGTacatttttataacattataaaattatgaaatgcCTAGAAGTTaacaaattaaaacagcaatatCATATATAAACAGTAATAAAAAGCCCTCAGAGAGCTTAACCCTTTAAAGGCAGTTAAACTTTGAAGAAAAGAGAGGCTGCCAGAACCCAGTCAAAGAGACACGGTCAGCTCTGTTCCATTCTCCTGCCAACCGTTCTACCACTGCACACTTGGAGGAAGACATTTCAGTTTTTATGTGGTCAAATCTGccaatttttt includes these proteins:
- the NSMCE4A gene encoding non-structural maintenance of chromosomes element 4 homolog A isoform X1, translated to MSGDSSGRRPEGRGRGRDPHRDRTRSRSRSRSPLSPGSRRGAAPERREAPERPGLEDTEPSDSGDEMIDPASLEEETDPSLCRQIRHQYRALINSVQQNREDILNASDKLTEVLEEANTLFNEVSRAREAVLDAHFLVLASDLGKEKAKQLRSDLNSFDMLRYVETLLTHMGVNPLEAEELIRDEDSSDFELIVYDSWKISGKTAENTFNKTHTFHFLLGSIQGECPVPKPRIERPRKVRMIEEQQAMPAQLKRMEESHQEATEKEVERILGLLQTYFEEDPDTPMSFFDFVVDPHSFPRTVENIFHVSFIIRDGFARIRLDQDRLPIIEPVNEESRGIDQNTQIRNQAIIALSYRDWEVQPCMLPRAVCFQEFLCCKPSAHMLSVLYQEIVRTFEISEPVITSSQSRQRLSA
- the NSMCE4A gene encoding non-structural maintenance of chromosomes element 4 homolog A isoform X2, which gives rise to MSGDSSGRRPEGRGRGRDPHRDRTRSRSRSRSPLSPGSRRGAAPERREAPERPGLEDTEPSDSGDEMIDPASLEEETDPSLCRQIRHQYRALINSVQQNREDILNASDKLTEVLEEANTLFNEVSRAREAVLDAHFLVLASDLGKEKAKQLRSDLNSFDMLRYVETLLTHMGVNPLEAEELIRDEDSSDFELIVYDSWKISGKTAENTFNKTHTFHFLLGSIQGECPVPKPRIERPRKVRMIEEQQAMPAQLKRMEESHQEATEKEVERILGLLQTYFEEDPDTPMSFFDFVVDPHSFPRTVENIFHVSFIIRDGFARIRLDQDRLPIIEPVNEESRGIDQNTQIRNQAIIALSYRDWEEIVRTFEISEPVITSSQSRQRLSA
- the NSMCE4A gene encoding non-structural maintenance of chromosomes element 4 homolog A isoform X3, translated to MGEENREDILNASDKLTEVLEEANTLFNEVSRAREAVLDAHFLVLASDLGKEKAKQLRSDLNSFDMLRYVETLLTHMGVNPLEAEELIRDEDSSDFELIVYDSWKISGKTAENTFNKTHTFHFLLGSIQGECPVPKPRIERPRKVRMIEEQQAMPAQLKRMEESHQEATEKEVERILGLLQTYFEEDPDTPMSFFDFVVDPHSFPRTVENIFHVSFIIRDGFARIRLDQDRLPIIEPVNEESRGIDQNTQIRNQAIIALSYRDWEVQPCMLPRAVCFQEFLCCKPSAHMLSVLYQEIVRTFEISEPVITSSQSRQRLSA